A genome region from Paenibacillus pabuli includes the following:
- the spo0A gene encoding sporulation transcription factor Spo0A → MQKIEVLLADDNREFTNLLAEYISEQEDMEVTGIAYNGEEVLQLLEQSRDVPDVLILDIIMPHLDGLGVLERLRNLNLNPQPKVIMLTAFGQENITQRAVQLGASYYILKPFDMEVLANRVRQLVGSQTTISSSTSSGSSMFMNKSNVVPMGKHKNLDASITSIIHEIGVPAHIKGYQYLREAITMVYNNIEILGAITKTLYPAIAEKFKTTPSRVERAIRHAIEVAWTRGNIDSISHLFGYTINISKSKPTNSEFIAMVADKLRIEHKVS, encoded by the coding sequence TTGCAAAAAATTGAGGTATTGCTGGCTGATGATAATCGTGAATTTACGAATTTGCTTGCCGAATATATATCCGAGCAGGAAGATATGGAAGTTACCGGAATTGCCTACAACGGCGAAGAAGTGCTGCAATTGTTGGAGCAAAGCCGGGATGTGCCGGATGTATTGATTCTGGATATTATTATGCCTCATCTGGACGGGCTGGGTGTGTTGGAGCGCCTGCGCAACCTGAACCTGAATCCACAACCGAAAGTGATCATGCTTACGGCATTCGGTCAAGAGAACATCACACAGCGTGCTGTGCAACTCGGAGCTTCTTATTACATCCTCAAACCGTTTGACATGGAAGTGCTCGCTAATCGGGTTCGTCAGCTTGTGGGCTCCCAGACGACTATTTCTTCAAGCACAAGCAGTGGTTCATCTATGTTTATGAACAAATCCAATGTGGTGCCTATGGGCAAACACAAAAATCTGGATGCCAGCATCACGTCCATCATACATGAAATCGGCGTTCCTGCGCATATTAAAGGATATCAGTATTTGCGCGAAGCGATCACCATGGTGTATAACAATATCGAAATTTTGGGTGCCATCACCAAAACGCTCTACCCTGCCATTGCCGAGAAATTCAAAACAACGCCGTCCCGCGTTGAACGGGCTATCCGCCATGCGATTGAAGTGGCATGGACACGCGGAAACATCGACAGCATCAGCCACCTGTTTGGCTATACAATCAACATCAGCAAGTCGAAGCCGACGAACTCCGAGTTTATCGCGATGGTTGCCGACAAGCTGAGAATTGAGCATAAGGTGTCTTGA
- the lpdA gene encoding dihydrolipoyl dehydrogenase, producing MPITCDVAILGGGTGGYVAAIRAAQLGKQVVIIEKDKLGGTCLHRGCIPSKALLRSAEVYAEIQESESYGIETAGATLVFPKVQARKDAIVEQLHQGVQYLMKKNKIQVVYAKGRVIGPSIFSPQSGAVAVEFEDGEMDTVVPTNLIIATGSRPRVLPGLEPDGRYIMSSDEALRMDELPTSLIIVGGGVIGLEWASMLNDFGVDITVVEAADHVLPAEDEDVAREMQRLLGKRGVRFLTKAKIMPETYEASQEGVRIDVQISNDEQETLSADKMLISVGRQANVENIGLENTDIKLDRGFIAVNQHLQTGEGHIYAIGDCIGGLQLAHAASHEGILAVNHLAGETVHAIESHRIPRCVYTRPEAASIGFTEREAKEQGFDVKTGKFPFQAIGKSLVHGNRDGFVKVIADAKTNDILGVHMIGTHVTELIAEASLAQMLDATPWEVGQTIHPHPSLSEIMGEAMLAVDGMAIGM from the coding sequence ATGCCAATTACATGTGATGTTGCCATTCTCGGAGGAGGGACCGGAGGTTACGTTGCCGCGATTCGTGCTGCCCAGCTGGGTAAACAGGTTGTCATTATCGAGAAGGACAAGCTTGGAGGTACCTGTTTGCATCGCGGATGTATTCCTAGCAAGGCGCTGCTGAGAAGCGCCGAAGTGTATGCAGAGATTCAGGAGAGCGAATCATACGGAATCGAAACAGCTGGAGCAACGCTTGTATTTCCCAAGGTACAGGCACGCAAGGATGCCATTGTGGAGCAGCTGCATCAAGGTGTTCAATATCTGATGAAAAAAAATAAGATTCAGGTCGTATACGCCAAAGGTCGTGTAATCGGACCATCCATTTTCTCACCTCAAAGCGGAGCGGTAGCTGTGGAGTTCGAAGATGGAGAGATGGACACGGTTGTGCCAACCAATCTCATCATTGCTACCGGGTCACGGCCGCGTGTACTTCCGGGGCTGGAGCCGGATGGCCGATACATCATGAGCAGCGACGAAGCTCTGAGGATGGATGAATTGCCAACATCGCTCATCATCGTGGGTGGTGGCGTCATTGGGTTGGAATGGGCATCCATGCTGAATGACTTCGGCGTTGACATAACGGTTGTCGAGGCTGCCGATCATGTATTACCCGCGGAAGACGAAGACGTGGCAAGGGAGATGCAGCGGTTGCTTGGCAAGCGTGGAGTACGCTTCCTGACGAAGGCTAAAATCATGCCAGAGACATATGAAGCTAGTCAAGAAGGCGTTCGAATTGATGTTCAGATCAGTAACGATGAGCAGGAGACGCTCAGCGCGGACAAAATGTTGATATCGGTCGGCCGTCAGGCTAATGTCGAAAATATTGGACTCGAAAACACGGATATCAAGCTGGACCGTGGATTCATCGCGGTAAACCAACATCTGCAGACCGGTGAAGGACATATTTATGCGATTGGGGATTGTATTGGGGGATTACAGCTTGCACACGCTGCGAGTCATGAAGGTATTCTGGCCGTGAATCACCTGGCAGGCGAAACCGTTCATGCGATCGAATCCCATCGCATTCCGCGGTGTGTATACACTCGTCCTGAAGCAGCAAGCATAGGTTTCACGGAGCGTGAAGCGAAAGAGCAAGGCTTCGATGTCAAGACCGGCAAGTTTCCGTTTCAGGCGATTGGCAAATCGTTGGTTCATGGAAACCGGGACGGTTTTGTGAAGGTAATCGCCGATGCCAAGACGAATGATATATTGGGTGTACATATGATTGGTACCCATGTGACGGAACTGATTGCAGAGGCTTCGCTGGCACAAATGCTGGACGCGACCCCATGGGAAGTGGGCCAGACGATCCATCCACATCCTTCATTGTCCGAAATTATGGGTGAAGCCATGCTGGCCGTAGACGGAATGGCGATTGGAATGTAA
- the spoIVB gene encoding SpoIVB peptidase, giving the protein MNSPLRKKLLGLLFAFFLCVISQAIQPVQSYASLPDELQVFAGRQADVRLAVPAASSAVVDRPDIVGLDGQEHAVHVTKQQPLHLHPQQTGQAKLTLKLWGKIPVKTVNVNVIPDLRVVPGGQTIGVKVKSAGILVVGHHLVRAEGEQRVSPGEAAGIKLGDLITHMNGKRLDGVAGVAEAVEQAGKSKKGIDVVLKRGKETVKTRLTPAYDAEDQAWRLGLYIRDSAAGVGTLTFYAPDQGVYGALGHVITDMNTQTSIVVGSGQIVQSNVTSISKSESGDPGEKRAHFLKESKILGNIERNTSFGIFGKMSDNPDHSLYSKGIPVAFSHEVKEGPAEILTVVDGQQVERFSIDIVHVADQSEPATKGLVLRITDPKLLDKTGGIVQGMSGSPIVQNGKLIGAVTHVFVNDPKSGYGCFIEWMLQDAGVMIKKEKAKNLKAG; this is encoded by the coding sequence TTGAATTCCCCCCTCAGGAAGAAATTGCTAGGTCTTTTATTTGCCTTCTTTCTATGTGTGATCAGCCAGGCCATTCAGCCTGTGCAGAGTTATGCCTCTTTACCTGACGAATTACAGGTATTTGCAGGCAGGCAAGCAGATGTGCGACTCGCTGTACCGGCTGCGTCCAGCGCCGTTGTAGACCGGCCCGACATTGTTGGTTTGGATGGACAGGAGCATGCTGTGCATGTCACGAAGCAGCAACCGTTGCATCTCCATCCTCAGCAGACAGGGCAAGCGAAATTAACCTTGAAGCTGTGGGGCAAAATTCCGGTCAAAACGGTGAATGTGAACGTCATTCCGGATTTGCGAGTTGTACCCGGGGGTCAAACCATTGGCGTAAAAGTGAAGTCCGCTGGGATTTTGGTTGTAGGTCATCACTTGGTCCGTGCAGAAGGAGAGCAAAGAGTCTCTCCAGGAGAAGCAGCAGGAATTAAACTTGGGGATCTCATAACCCATATGAATGGCAAACGTCTGGATGGCGTTGCTGGTGTTGCAGAAGCTGTAGAGCAAGCGGGAAAAAGCAAAAAAGGAATCGATGTCGTATTGAAACGTGGGAAGGAAACAGTTAAGACACGACTCACACCAGCTTATGATGCCGAGGATCAGGCATGGAGGCTTGGATTGTATATTCGTGATTCTGCTGCTGGCGTAGGCACGTTAACGTTCTATGCACCAGACCAAGGCGTATATGGAGCTTTGGGACATGTCATCACGGATATGAATACTCAAACATCGATTGTCGTAGGCAGTGGACAGATTGTTCAGTCGAATGTCACGTCTATATCCAAAAGTGAATCCGGAGATCCGGGAGAGAAGCGTGCACATTTTCTTAAAGAAAGCAAAATTTTAGGCAATATTGAGCGTAATACGTCTTTTGGCATATTCGGTAAAATGTCTGACAATCCCGACCACAGCTTATATTCCAAAGGGATTCCTGTTGCTTTCTCACATGAAGTGAAGGAAGGGCCTGCAGAGATTTTGACTGTTGTCGATGGTCAGCAGGTTGAACGTTTCTCCATTGATATTGTTCATGTGGCCGATCAATCGGAGCCTGCAACAAAAGGTCTTGTGCTTCGCATTACGGATCCGAAGCTGCTTGATAAAACGGGTGGGATCGTTCAGGGAATGAGCGGCAGCCCAATCGTTCAGAATGGCAAGCTGATCGGAGCTGTAACGCATGTGTTTGTCAATGACCCTAAATCAGGTTACGGGTGTTTTATTGAGTGGATGTTACAGGATGCCGGCGTTATGATCAAAAAGGAAAAAGCAAAAAATCTTAAGGCTGGTTAA
- a CDS encoding thymidine kinase, whose product MQTGRITVITGPMFSEKSGELIRRCQKLIQFGRKKVVAYKPAEDDRFAQDEIVSRIGYRLPAHSIPRQLTPESVDMILTQTKDADVVAFDEVQFFSSAIMDLASELAYCGKHVIVDGLNMDYRGKEFGYIGGLLAMADDIEKLSAFCAVCGSPDAAFTQRIVNGEPVTLGPVVMIGDSEAYEPRCRCCFIPPHKVEC is encoded by the coding sequence GTGCAAACAGGACGTATTACTGTAATTACTGGACCCATGTTCAGTGAAAAATCCGGTGAGCTCATTCGCCGTTGTCAGAAATTGATTCAATTTGGCCGTAAAAAGGTCGTTGCTTACAAACCAGCCGAAGATGATCGGTTTGCCCAGGACGAGATTGTCAGCCGAATCGGCTATCGTCTTCCTGCCCATTCCATTCCCCGGCAGTTGACTCCGGAATCCGTGGACATGATTCTTACTCAAACCAAAGATGCTGATGTGGTTGCCTTTGATGAAGTTCAATTTTTCAGCAGTGCCATTATGGATCTGGCCTCCGAGCTTGCCTATTGCGGTAAACACGTGATTGTGGATGGTCTAAATATGGACTACCGAGGCAAGGAATTCGGATATATCGGCGGTCTACTCGCTATGGCAGATGACATTGAGAAACTCTCCGCATTCTGTGCGGTTTGCGGAAGCCCTGATGCGGCCTTCACTCAACGTATTGTAAATGGAGAACCCGTTACCCTGGGCCCGGTTGTCATGATTGGCGATTCAGAAGCCTATGAACCACGCTGCCGCTGCTGTTTCATTCCTCCTCACAAAGTAGAATGCTAG
- a CDS encoding DUF2627 domain-containing protein encodes MVMNTRLVFARFLAILVLVIPGLMAMKGFLMMKDALFLYYAEHGNDQISPGFQWLSFGGGLLLFAAGMSFLGGWILFRDRKRNYVGPRFRSKNITEQAETPGKPS; translated from the coding sequence ATGGTGATGAATACTAGACTGGTCTTTGCACGGTTTTTGGCGATTTTGGTACTGGTTATTCCCGGACTGATGGCCATGAAAGGCTTTTTGATGATGAAAGACGCCCTTTTCCTATACTACGCTGAGCACGGGAATGATCAGATCTCACCAGGTTTTCAGTGGCTTTCCTTTGGAGGCGGGCTTCTCCTGTTTGCTGCAGGCATGAGCTTTCTGGGAGGCTGGATTTTATTCCGTGACCGGAAACGCAATTATGTGGGTCCCCGTTTCCGTTCCAAAAACATAACCGAACAGGCAGAGACACCCGGCAAGCCTTCATGA
- a CDS encoding potassium channel family protein, whose protein sequence is MVSFLMTLQRLLKGIFHAFKDPKFLALFTLTMATLLSGTLFYTRVEGLHWIDALYFCAVTLTTVGHPDFVPTTGFSKAFTVIYMYAGIGLTFAMIARITAGILFPRKMQTEENPE, encoded by the coding sequence ATGGTATCGTTTCTCATGACGCTTCAAAGATTGCTCAAGGGCATTTTCCACGCGTTCAAGGACCCCAAGTTTCTCGCGCTCTTCACCTTAACCATGGCCACGCTTCTCTCAGGAACACTGTTCTATACCCGAGTTGAAGGCCTTCACTGGATCGATGCGCTCTACTTCTGTGCGGTAACCCTGACCACAGTGGGTCATCCTGATTTTGTGCCTACCACCGGATTCAGCAAAGCATTTACCGTGATCTACATGTATGCTGGCATTGGTCTTACCTTTGCCATGATTGCCAGAATTACAGCAGGTATTCTATTTCCCCGCAAAATGCAGACAGAAGAGAACCCGGAGTAA
- a CDS encoding helix-turn-helix domain-containing protein — translation MQSKEQIQLWNQAAVKILDVRRVVLEAGERIQAYYLPANSFIYVLRGTAFVEMDGQKHEAKGFHMQHGSKGSRLDIEARDEFEYVLLFYRAFLAFPKPRNIWRLEQTSLAPFALQYTFIPDRPLVLLRYLSEMEKAWIQANLMGQLQVKSLFYQFVHELMFQMAEQEIRTARPDPVKQVLRYIHAHYREHMTLDILAEQFNFSSRHLSMQFKQKTGSSPIDYLIQIRLAEARKLRIQSDATLSEIAAEVGYSDVYYFSRIFKKHTGLSPIHYQREIRGQGWAEDRPLQVSELSIGGRSKRRYIDYENHYQYIDGGSTSMKKRKVSSNMIFIALLSLTMLLAACGAGSGTTPAASEGTGTSSNTSSTTGSSSSEAGSQSNQDNETRTISTVKGDVVVPANPKRVVVLYLQGDVVALGVKPIGTSEVFDGAAYKNELEGVNSLGSWFEPNAEAVIDLDPDLIIVPSEATYTLLKDIAPTVYIPYEKMTTEERLRNIADIFGKEQEAEKLITELNSKVEIGKQKLADAGILDKTVSIVEGGLKEMSVAESKQYGRGSQVIYEYLGMKAPDMVQQKIDTVTEAAGSTVSMEVLPEYLGDYVFRSVYEGADNLSDNPVWSSVPAVKEGRLIEIDFDFFYYSDIYSINKQLDYVVEHLLDTVKAK, via the coding sequence ATGCAATCAAAAGAACAGATACAACTTTGGAATCAGGCTGCAGTCAAAATTTTGGACGTACGCCGGGTTGTTCTGGAGGCAGGTGAACGAATTCAAGCCTATTATCTACCGGCCAACAGCTTTATTTATGTATTGCGGGGGACCGCTTTCGTTGAAATGGATGGACAAAAGCATGAGGCAAAGGGGTTTCATATGCAGCATGGAAGTAAGGGGTCAAGACTTGATATTGAAGCTAGAGATGAATTCGAATATGTACTGCTATTTTACCGAGCATTTCTTGCCTTCCCGAAACCCCGAAACATATGGCGATTGGAACAAACTTCACTTGCACCGTTTGCTCTTCAATATACGTTTATACCGGACAGGCCGCTTGTATTGCTGCGTTATTTAAGTGAGATGGAGAAGGCTTGGATTCAAGCAAACCTTATGGGTCAGCTTCAAGTGAAAAGCCTATTTTATCAATTTGTCCATGAACTTATGTTTCAAATGGCAGAGCAAGAAATTCGTACCGCTCGTCCAGACCCTGTGAAGCAGGTACTTCGTTACATACATGCTCATTATAGGGAGCACATGACCTTGGATATTCTTGCGGAACAGTTCAATTTCAGCTCCCGTCATTTATCCATGCAATTCAAACAAAAGACAGGTTCCAGCCCGATTGACTATTTAATTCAAATCAGACTGGCCGAGGCCCGAAAATTACGCATTCAATCTGATGCAACCTTAAGTGAGATTGCAGCGGAAGTCGGTTATTCAGATGTCTACTACTTCAGTCGCATATTCAAAAAACATACGGGTCTGTCCCCGATTCATTACCAGAGAGAGATACGAGGGCAGGGATGGGCAGAGGATCGTCCATTACAAGTCTCTGAATTGTCCATTGGCGGGAGATCGAAGCGGAGATATATTGATTATGAGAATCATTATCAATATATAGACGGAGGGTCTACATCAATGAAAAAAAGAAAAGTCAGCTCCAACATGATATTTATTGCTTTGTTAAGTCTGACCATGCTGCTAGCCGCATGTGGTGCAGGATCAGGAACAACGCCAGCTGCCAGCGAAGGCACGGGTACCAGTTCTAATACCAGCAGTACTACGGGATCTTCATCCTCGGAAGCAGGCAGCCAATCGAACCAAGACAATGAAACGCGCACAATTTCTACTGTAAAAGGAGATGTCGTTGTCCCGGCAAATCCTAAACGAGTTGTTGTGCTCTATCTTCAGGGAGATGTTGTTGCTCTCGGTGTTAAACCGATCGGCACCTCGGAAGTATTTGATGGAGCAGCTTACAAGAATGAACTTGAAGGTGTTAATTCACTGGGAAGCTGGTTTGAACCAAATGCGGAAGCTGTCATTGATCTGGACCCTGATCTGATTATTGTTCCTTCGGAAGCAACGTATACGCTATTAAAAGATATTGCACCAACTGTTTACATTCCATACGAAAAAATGACCACTGAAGAAAGACTTCGGAATATCGCAGATATTTTCGGCAAAGAGCAGGAAGCGGAGAAGTTAATTACAGAGCTGAACAGTAAAGTTGAAATTGGCAAGCAAAAACTTGCTGATGCAGGCATACTGGACAAAACGGTTTCCATCGTCGAAGGTGGTCTGAAAGAGATGTCCGTTGCAGAAAGCAAGCAATATGGCCGAGGTTCTCAGGTGATTTATGAGTACTTGGGCATGAAAGCACCAGATATGGTTCAGCAAAAAATTGATACGGTAACCGAAGCTGCAGGCTCAACTGTATCCATGGAAGTTCTTCCCGAATATTTAGGGGACTATGTGTTCCGTTCTGTCTATGAAGGAGCAGACAATCTGTCGGATAATCCGGTATGGAGCAGCGTACCCGCGGTAAAAGAAGGACGTTTAATTGAAATTGACTTTGATTTCTTCTATTATTCGGATATATATTCCATCAATAAACAGCTCGATTATGTTGTAGAACATTTATTGGATACAGTAAAAGCAAAATAA
- a CDS encoding NAD(P)/FAD-dependent oxidoreductase: MDQQLELYDVTIIGGGPAGMYSAFYSGMRDMKTKLIEARDRLGGRMLFYPEKMIWDVGGVTPILCENLIKQLEEQARTFDPTIVFEQQIEGFERQPDGTIILTSATGEKHWTRTVIMAIGYGIYKMAKLELEGADRYEVTNLHYTVQELEPFRGKRVLISGGGDSAVDWANELEALAEQVTVVHRRDHFGGLERNVIRMRESSVDVRTPYAVNTLHSVSGEVIEQVTISHVETGESELLEVDAIIVNHGMKSDFGPIRDWGLDLGEWHVTTTEKLQTNIPGVFAAGDFVDYGSKLYLIAGTFTDAALAVNSAKLYMDPEAEKVAYVSSHNSRFKEKNKALGVVE, from the coding sequence ATGGATCAGCAGTTGGAACTATATGATGTAACCATTATCGGCGGAGGTCCCGCCGGGATGTACTCGGCCTTTTATAGCGGTATGCGGGATATGAAAACCAAATTGATTGAAGCTAGGGACAGACTTGGCGGTCGCATGCTCTTTTATCCAGAGAAGATGATCTGGGACGTGGGTGGTGTAACACCGATTCTGTGCGAAAATCTGATTAAACAGCTGGAGGAACAGGCGAGAACATTTGATCCTACGATTGTCTTTGAACAGCAGATTGAAGGTTTTGAACGTCAGCCGGACGGTACAATTATTCTGACTTCTGCTACAGGTGAGAAACATTGGACTCGGACCGTCATCATGGCGATTGGTTACGGAATATATAAAATGGCGAAGCTGGAACTTGAAGGAGCTGACCGTTACGAGGTAACGAATCTGCACTACACGGTGCAGGAATTAGAACCTTTCCGGGGCAAACGTGTCCTTATCTCTGGTGGAGGCGATTCAGCAGTAGACTGGGCCAACGAGCTTGAAGCTCTGGCAGAACAAGTCACGGTTGTACATCGACGCGACCACTTCGGCGGACTGGAGCGGAATGTAATTCGCATGAGAGAATCCTCTGTGGATGTTCGTACACCATATGCTGTGAATACCCTGCACAGTGTTAGTGGCGAAGTGATTGAACAAGTCACTATATCCCATGTGGAAACAGGAGAAAGTGAACTACTGGAAGTCGATGCAATTATCGTTAATCACGGCATGAAGAGTGACTTTGGACCGATCCGCGACTGGGGATTGGATCTTGGAGAGTGGCATGTAACCACAACAGAGAAGCTGCAAACCAATATTCCGGGCGTGTTCGCAGCAGGCGACTTTGTGGATTATGGCAGCAAGCTATATCTGATTGCAGGAACATTTACGGATGCTGCCCTAGCAGTTAACAGCGCCAAACTATACATGGATCCTGAGGCGGAAAAAGTGGCCTATGTATCTTCTCATAACAGCCGATTCAAAGAGAAAAACAAAGCTCTGGGTGTTGTAGAATAG
- a CDS encoding GGDEF domain-containing protein, translated as MTAGTKCDIVYHIFKSNPNLEGLAVVGEETVSLMMRARFFQQIGTQYGYNLYMGRPVELVVNVRALVVDYSELITDVSVQAMNRAEEELYDLVLITSENRLVGAVSIRRLLLAVADVRAEMAIFMNPLTGLPGNRIIDDRLFQALQLEQFSVLYIDLDYFKSYNDSYGFKMGDQLIQATANLLRQYFVFPEAFLGHIGGDDYIAILNHHGFRQVSEEVIAGFEKIKRTFYNQEDLDNQYVLGEGRSGLHRPIPLVSVSIAVVTNVRQRYESIDQIVSEATRIKKVCKSISGSIICGNEDAV; from the coding sequence GTGACAGCTGGAACAAAGTGCGATATCGTCTATCATATTTTTAAATCAAATCCCAATCTGGAAGGTTTGGCTGTTGTCGGAGAAGAGACGGTGTCGCTAATGATGCGGGCGCGTTTCTTTCAGCAAATTGGTACCCAATATGGCTATAATTTGTATATGGGTCGGCCGGTTGAACTCGTGGTAAATGTTCGTGCACTGGTTGTGGATTATTCGGAATTGATTACCGATGTAAGTGTTCAAGCGATGAATCGTGCCGAAGAGGAATTATATGATCTAGTGCTAATTACCTCAGAAAACCGCTTGGTCGGAGCTGTAAGTATTCGACGTTTACTTCTTGCGGTGGCAGACGTTCGAGCCGAAATGGCCATTTTCATGAATCCGTTAACAGGACTTCCAGGAAACCGAATCATCGATGATCGCCTTTTTCAGGCCCTCCAACTGGAACAGTTCAGCGTCCTATATATCGATTTGGATTATTTTAAATCCTATAACGATAGCTATGGGTTCAAAATGGGCGATCAGCTTATTCAGGCAACGGCAAATCTTTTACGTCAGTATTTTGTTTTTCCAGAAGCCTTTCTTGGTCATATTGGTGGTGATGATTATATTGCCATTCTAAACCATCATGGCTTCAGGCAGGTAAGTGAAGAGGTCATCGCTGGATTTGAGAAGATCAAGAGAACGTTTTACAATCAGGAGGATTTGGATAACCAATATGTGTTGGGAGAAGGCCGTTCCGGACTTCATCGACCAATTCCACTGGTCTCGGTCTCCATAGCTGTTGTGACTAATGTCAGACAGAGGTACGAAAGTATAGATCAGATTGTAAGTGAAGCTACCCGAATTAAGAAAGTATGTAAATCCATTTCTGGCAGCATTATTTGTGGAAATGAGGATGCAGTTTAA
- a CDS encoding EAL domain-containing protein: MKSTVSPNTYKNNLYYLIRYFHKSFRKSLLHYKQFSGLQQIIRHKMLTTYFQPIINLQDGNCLGYEILNRPPVSPLFPNTESFYEFIGDTDHVFAFERFCRELSIERFQSSLINEKYPKNTVIFLNIHPQVLADSTYRNGETITLLNSYGLSPEQVVFELTEKQAVHDYVEFERILSNYRSQGFRIAIDDAGSGYSSLKAIVSLKPDFIKLDRALINHVDTQADQQHIVRILKQYAADSATHIIAEGIEREEEIHFLQSAGIKYGQGYAIGRPNVELRCPLMPVSKIV, from the coding sequence ATGAAAAGCACAGTTTCCCCGAATACATACAAAAACAATCTGTATTATTTAATTAGGTATTTCCACAAATCGTTCCGAAAATCACTTCTGCATTACAAGCAGTTCTCTGGATTACAACAAATCATACGTCATAAAATGCTTACAACCTACTTTCAACCAATTATCAATTTACAGGATGGAAATTGTTTGGGTTACGAAATCCTCAACCGTCCACCTGTATCCCCGCTATTTCCCAATACCGAATCTTTCTACGAGTTTATCGGTGACACGGATCATGTCTTTGCCTTTGAACGGTTTTGCCGTGAGCTTTCAATTGAACGTTTTCAATCTTCACTGATAAATGAAAAGTATCCCAAGAATACAGTGATATTTCTGAATATCCACCCTCAGGTTCTGGCTGACTCCACTTATCGTAATGGCGAAACCATTACGCTTCTGAACAGCTATGGTCTATCACCTGAACAAGTTGTTTTTGAGTTAACCGAAAAGCAGGCTGTTCACGATTATGTGGAGTTTGAACGCATACTCTCCAACTACCGATCCCAAGGTTTTAGAATTGCCATTGATGATGCGGGCTCTGGATACAGTAGTCTTAAGGCCATTGTCAGTTTAAAACCTGATTTTATCAAATTGGACAGGGCGCTAATCAATCATGTAGATACGCAGGCGGATCAGCAGCACATTGTACGTATTCTGAAACAGTATGCAGCGGACTCCGCCACACACATCATAGCTGAAGGAATCGAGCGTGAAGAAGAAATACATTTTCTCCAAAGTGCAGGTATCAAATATGGTCAGGGATATGCAATTGGAAGACCTAATGTTGAACTAAGATGTCCTCTAATGCCTGTTTCTAAGATCGTTTAA
- a CDS encoding FlxA-like family protein, which yields MLSVSSSNRSTGSNQSSSNTASKTDKIIQDLMKQKARLSEEMQTVRSNEKLDTKTKMQRIQTLSSSIQEIDAQIAQIKAEEIQEKTRQKETDTPKTSEPQPEDTVSLGSIIKNSNTYDQLGKLVGSREKMQGSINTLEGGVRFDRTLLDSNPHGDSGKSAMLENAEHTVFQMKREMVQEVKSHIRSTDMKIGELLKDINDTAPRNEQTAEKTSTEDVKAEKDNKDRKPADNNEVKDNDNQSILPAILNQNTSIDLLV from the coding sequence ATGCTATCCGTTTCATCATCAAACAGAAGCACTGGATCAAACCAGAGTAGCAGTAATACAGCTTCTAAAACGGACAAGATTATTCAGGATCTAATGAAACAAAAGGCAAGACTAAGCGAAGAAATGCAAACCGTAAGATCCAATGAAAAACTGGACACAAAAACGAAAATGCAGCGCATCCAAACCTTGTCCTCCAGTATTCAGGAAATCGACGCTCAAATTGCTCAAATCAAAGCAGAAGAGATTCAGGAAAAAACACGTCAAAAAGAGACTGATACACCCAAAACCTCTGAACCTCAACCTGAAGACACCGTCTCCCTTGGTTCTATAATCAAAAATAGCAATACATACGATCAATTGGGAAAACTGGTTGGATCCCGTGAGAAAATGCAAGGTTCTATCAATACCCTTGAAGGGGGCGTTCGATTTGATCGCACCTTATTAGACAGCAATCCTCATGGAGATAGCGGAAAGTCCGCAATGCTCGAAAATGCAGAGCATACCGTTTTTCAAATGAAGCGTGAAATGGTTCAGGAAGTTAAATCCCACATTAGAAGTACGGATATGAAAATAGGGGAATTACTCAAAGATATAAACGATACGGCTCCACGCAATGAACAGACTGCCGAGAAAACTTCTACCGAGGATGTGAAAGCGGAAAAAGACAATAAAGACCGTAAACCTGCGGATAACAACGAGGTTAAGGACAACGACAATCAATCTATTTTACCAGCAATTTTAAACCAGAATACATCGATTGACCTTTTAGTTTAA